A portion of the Sphingobacterium spiritivorum genome contains these proteins:
- a CDS encoding cupin domain-containing protein: MEQQSHYFQFDSNTEWEDLGQGVKRKVFGYIEELMLVKVKFEKGAIGTLHRHPHVQTSFVSEGSFKYSIDGEEKILNKGDACVVPSNALHGCECLEAGELIDSFAPYREDFV, encoded by the coding sequence ATGGAACAGCAATCACACTATTTTCAATTTGACAGCAATACAGAATGGGAAGATCTCGGACAGGGTGTCAAACGCAAAGTCTTTGGCTATATTGAAGAGCTGATGCTTGTCAAAGTTAAGTTTGAAAAAGGTGCTATAGGAACTTTACACCGGCATCCGCATGTGCAGACCTCTTTTGTAAGCGAAGGTTCATTTAAATATAGTATTGACGGTGAAGAAAAAATCCTGAATAAAGGTGATGCATGTGTGGTACCATCCAATGCGCTGCACGGATGTGAATGTCTCGAAGCAGGAGAACTTATTGATTCCTTTGCTCCTTATAGAGAAGATTTTGTATAA